One window from the genome of Heptranchias perlo isolate sHepPer1 chromosome 22, sHepPer1.hap1, whole genome shotgun sequence encodes:
- the dnase1 gene encoding deoxyribonuclease-1 translates to MYRLITVLTLACVLNAVSSIQICAFNIKTFGDSKMSNATIANIIVNIVRRYDIILIQEVRDADLSAVKVLMNKLNSPFVHSYSYITSNPLGRNSYKERYLFIYRNSMVSVVNSYLYDDGSENTAQDIFNREPFVVKFSSPYSAIHDFVIVPQHTSPSSAIREIDALYDVFLDVRRKLGTDNMLIMGDLNADCSYVKPTDWAQIRLREDKRFQWLIPDSADTTTTITTKCAYDRIIAVGSEMKKAIIDGSAAIYNFGKAFYLSDKMILAVSDHYPVEVSLRPA, encoded by the exons ATGTATCGGTTAATCACTGTATTAACCCTGGCCTGTGTGCTGAATGCAGTCAGCTCAATCCAAATTTGTGCTTTTAACATTAAAACCTTTGGAGACAGCAAAATGTCAAATGCTACCATTGCTAACATCATTGTTAAC ATTGTTCGAAGGTATGACATTATCCTAATACAAGAAGTCCGTGATGCTGACTTGAGTGCTGTAAAGGTCCTAATGAATAAGCTCAATAG TCCCTTTGTACATTCCTACTCATACATCACCAGTAATCCACTTGGGCGCAACTCCTACAAAGAGAGATACCTCTTTATTTACAG AAACTCAATGGTGTCTGTAGTCAACAGTTATCTCTACGATGATGGTTCTGAGAATACTGCTCAAGACATTTTCAATCGTGAACCATTTGTTGTGAAATTTTCTTCACCTTATTCAG CCATTCATGACTTTGTTATCGTGCCACAGCACACATCACCATCATCAGCAATAAGGGAAATTGATGCCCTATATGATGTCTTTCTTGATGTTAGAAGGAAGTTGGGAACTGAT AACATGCTGATCATGGGTGATCTTAATGCAGATTGTTCTTATGTCAAACCAACTGATTGGGCTCAAATTCGCCTGCGCGAGGATAAACGATTCCAATGGCTTATCCCGGACTCTGCAGATACTACTACTACCATCACGACAAAATGTGCTTATGATAG AATCATAGCTGTTGGCTCAGAAATGAAAAAAGCTATAATTGATGGATCAGCTGCTATTTATAATTTTGGAAAAGCTTTCTATCTCAGTGATAAAATG ATCCTTGCAGTTAGCGACCATTATCCAGTAGAAGTAAGTCTTCGCCCTGCTTAA